ATTTCCATGTCAAGGTTTAATAAGACAGCACACAAAGAAAGTGTACCAAGACCAAAGCTTAGAAGCAGAACATGTCTATAACCAAGTTCAGTGCCTTGTTTGAATCCAAAGATGAAGGAGTAATTCACACGGTATATCCTCCAACAGTAGATATTAGCAGCGTACATGACAACATGCAATACTACAAACCCAAAAAATCTGCAAATGAAATGTACATATCTCAATATCATCATATGAAAGTTACACAGAGATTTAGAGTGTTTGTTACATTGTATACCTGTAGAGAGGGAACATTGTTTCCATGTAAGTTCTTTGTCCTGGTGTGCCCATGATATTACGTGCATGGATGATCAGAGCAAGGGCTATAATGAGAGATGTAGCACAGCCAAAGAAGAAGcctgaaaaatgaaaaaacattacaaaatgATGAAACTAGTCCTAAAACACACAAACCAAAGATTAGATGTAGATAACAGTTTTGTTATATACCGGTGGAGAATGTGGTTCGATGTAGCTTTTTGTTCTCTTTCGGTCTTAAGAGATTCATCCCTTGACGCCGGTTTGAATTGGAGAAATGTTGAATGAAAGTAGATTCAACTCTTATCATCAGCTTATGAATCTGAAGATGTTTAAAGCTACAAGTTAAGGTTTGTTTTTGTAGAAAAAAAGGAACTGTGTTTTCAAAACTCTGCTTACTTCATCAGAGCTAGTGAGGTAAGAGCTATCCACCATTTCCATGTACTGCTTTGCAGCATTTCTTGCAGATATCTGAAATAGTACACCATAtcgattattatatatatatatatatagttgtaaATATCATCAATAATGATAAAGAAAATCCAATTATaagtctcttttttttatttagtaaaagtACCTTATCATACTTCTTCATGATCTTGGAAACCGCTGACGTGTTCAAGAAGCTATAGTTCTTAAGATGTGCAAGTTTCTGATAGAACTCTATGAACGCTCTCTGAAGTCTCTCCTCGACTTTCTTGAGATTCTCTCTTGTGAATTTGAGCTCTTCATCTTGCTTATGAACCTTGAGGATTGTTTTAATGGCTGACAGTGGAGTTTCCCCTGTCTTGTTCATCCTGATACCTGCAAGAATACTCTCATTGGCCTCGTTCTTCATTAGATCGCCTAATGTCACTTCTGATTATCCAAAAGCATAAAGATTCAATACTCACATGCCAAATTAGACCTAGAAACATTCAAAGAAACTCACTATGCTTAGACAAGGTGTTGATGTCTACTGAGACTGAATCAGAGGGAGACGGTTTCTTCTCCTTAACTCTGTGTCTGAAAGCAACCAAAGCCTCCATCTGTCTGGTCAGAGCCAAAGACTCGTTCCTCGCTTTCTCCACTTTCAACCTGTAAAAGCTATTCACTTTGTTGAACTCTCGATCTAGGGCTCTAAAGAAGGCAGCCTCAGAGTCTCCACCTGGCTCTCCTGCCTTCAAAAACGCCGTCTCGTAAGTCATATCGTGCTCGTAGTGGGCATGAGTGACAGTGTTGAAAACAATGACGTGATTCTCAGAGACGGAGGCGTCGCGGGTGTATCGTCTGGTTAGGTTGCGTGCGAAAGAAGGTTTGGTCTGGCTGTTGGAAACTGAAATCTTCCGGGTGGCTTGGATGTCTTGAAGAATGGTTTTGAGGTAAGCGTAATCTATGTAAGCTTCTTGCCATTCTGGGATCATCTTAGACACAAACTCTCTCCCGAATCTCatttttttcgttttcttttgtttagttaAGAGCTTCAACGTTCTTAACGCAAAtctctctatctatctatctctaAAGCTTGTAAAGTCATAAAATCATTTAAGAATCTTggtgtctctctctctatgtctttaaaacaaaactagaaagAATACTTCCCATGTTCTGACTTTTGGGTTTGAGTTATGTTTAATGCTATTTAATCGTTTGTTTACGAAATGAAGACCTCTCTAACCAAAGCTTTAAATTGTACCAGTTGAGAGCTACCAACAAcactataaatttataatccacaattaaaccaatcaaaaaaaaaattggtaccTTCTTGACTACAATATTAGGTCTGGGCACGGATCGaatagtattatatttttttagtatttatgattctCTTCATACTTcgcggatatctaatttttggtttgttttgctTCACAAAAATGGGATATCCGATTTTCCggatatccaaatttttttttatatttaaaaatattcacgGATATTTACGGATAATTCATCCACTTTATTCGATATAAGTAAATCTAGACAAAATAATACCAActtattttttggaaatatcttttaaaataataaaactttaaattaaaacattaatgtaactatatgttttataaatttttgaaattaataattttcttataaaacaaatgtttttagaaaaaaattgtagttttgtaaatttttttataatttataatttaatatttttataggtaactttaaaataaaatttgataaaatatatgttaagtaataattatatgctattataaatttaaaactctATACTTGATCATAGATATATATCTATTTGTATAAAAGTCAGAGCATATCAGATATTCGTCTCTAATTTTTTTAGTGtttgtgatttattttgttttagtttttaagagatattaatttttattatttgttttacttCGAAGATTTACGGATATCCGAATTTTTCTGATCGAATCGAAACGAAttacaaatcaaatcaaatttaacagATAAAATGCTCTGCCTAACAATATTTGCATTGTGTTGCTATATACTTTTTTAACAAGAAATGTACATGACGTCATGACCTATGTAAGAGAAACactctataacttcaaatataaagttttttgctctataaaaagaaatttcaaaacttcaaatttgaagtttcattttttttgtttgcatttTTGTTCTACAATTACAcattatatttatgattcttaaatattttctcatttctcattttaatttttagaaaaaattacaTCTCATAAATCTCaaattaatttctataaatttaatttttacacataaaattaaataaaattttaaaacaagctttatattattttaaaagtaaaattagacaacaaaaatattacaaaacaaacttaataaaaacattttaaaaaggtacataaaatataattattatagtaatttaaatattacaataacattaataattaacaatttttaaCTCGTAATCTACAAATTAAAGATAGAGTCATTTCTTACTTCGGAATCCACTAGTTTCTCACATATGAGAGCAttacgaaaataattttttcgaataatatgatattttgcttgtagtttaatatttaattatgtatttctatttctaattttatattttaatgtatgttttgatcaattaatatttttgtaatatttttatatacatgttagttatttatatttttttattaatttatattggtTGTGACAAATATAAGGAACATAGTACtagtgtaaaatataaataattttgaagttagttttgaagttttatATTTGGAGAATAACactttaaaacttaaatatagagtttggaaaaatttaaaatagagaaTGTTTttagagatgctctaagatCATGAGATAAAACccaaaactaaaacaacaacaaaaatgcaCACTATTAAAaaggcaaaagaaaaaagatatacATGTCGTCAGTGAAGAGTTATGAGCAGACTTATCCAGGAAGATTCATACTAACTCTTACAATGttaatgttttctttcttttttgagaaattgccaaaaataccattttcatagtaccacttttcatgtttacactaaccacttttaccactacttttaatgaaaggtttagatttgaatgtttaggatttagggttaatatttgatgttttagggtttagagtatacagtttagggtttagagttgaggatttagggtttagagttgaggatttagggtttatagtttagactttaggatttagggtttaggatattgaatttagggtatatagtttagggtttagggtttagagttgaagattttgggtttagggtttagaatttgaggtttatgatttagaatttgagattagaattttgaaaagcatataaaaacaaagatataagagtttttaccattttaataaataaggtatttttgaaaatgtgtctttagtggtggtaaagatgaataatggtatcttgaaagtggtatttttgaaaattccccttcttttttttgaatttttcttttaaatgtttTCCCCTGCCGTACTTTGAACCCAGATTTCATCAAATTGAAATTAACCGGTGTGCTACAGCGGATCCGTTATGTTAATGTTGATCGTACGTCAAGATATCTCCGGACTCAGCTGTAATAGTCTCCTATCTCCTATCTCTTCCGTATCTATATTCTTCTagttaattagttttatattaatattttgagaaTATTGGCGCTCATAGCCATAAGTGGCATTCAAATTTGCCATCTACCATCGTCCATCCCATTCccaaattaaaaccaaactaCCCCTATACTCTACTCTGCGCATGCCTGACTCCTGTCGGTTTCCAAGACTTCGGTCTGGACGTCAACTCCCTCTTAACTGGATTGGAAGTTCCTTTTGGACAAGACATTAATCTCTAATAACTGTCTTTCCACTTTCTTCCTAATCTTTCGCGTACTAACTTGcttttccgttttttttttctcattcttCACTCATTCTCCAAATTATCTTCCACCTCTCACCAATTCCTTTTAATTTCCAACGGAAATCAATTTCAATTAAGAGATCAATTAATATGGTTGATCCGATGGAACTTCCTCCATGGAAGATCAAAACTCAATTAAGAGATCAATTAATATGGTTGATTACGGTCGTCTATGCCATGTCCATGTCCATGTGCTAATTCAAAGACCTTATCCTGAGACTTTTAAGCATCTCAAATATTGAACTAAATGTTACAAAACGTTGAAAAGTAGCCATCAACGTGCTTTGCAAACCAAGAATATTCTTAGATGACGTCAAGTAAACGTCTAGATGTACATCTCTTTCTTATGTAAGCACACTCGTAACGTGGACCagtatttttttcaattcaaaGATATTAAAGAATTATACTACTATTTTCTATTTCTTACAtctaaaatcataataaatactTGTAGACCCTTGTAGTTAGTTTTATCAATCATTGGATTTGTCACTGTTAACATTTTCTTTCTTACCAAGAAGAAGCAGCCATGGAAGCCAAGGTAGCAAGCAAGCATCACAGCTCTATTTTAGTTCCATCTGTTCAAGAGATGGTGAAGGAGAAGCTGATCAAGAAGGTTCCTGCGAGGTATGTACGGTCTGATCTAGACAAAGCTGAGATGGCCTGTGACTCTGGTCTAAAACGTGAGATCCCAGTCATTGACATGAGCCGCTTGTGTTCTCCAACCACCATGGATTCTGAGATTGAAAAACTCGACTTGGCTTGCAAAGAATGGGGATTTTTCCAGGTGAGGCTCTTCAAAGTCAAAACTTCACTATCTTAAAACTCATTCTTTACCAAACAACTCCACTTCTTGTATCAATATGACATATCTTATCTCCAGCTTGTAAACCACGGAGTGGACTCAGGCTTCTTGGACAAATTCAAGTCAGAGATTCAAGATTTCTTCAACCTTCCCgtggaagagaagaagaagctgtgGCAAAAACCTGGAGACATGGAAGGGTTTGGACAGGCTTTTGTGGTTTCAGAAGAGCAGAAACTCGATTGGGCAGACATGTTTCACCTAACAGTGCAACCTGCTAGGTTACGCAAGCCTCACGTGTTCCCCAAGATACCTCTTCCCCTTAGGTTAGCTTCAAAAACCATTCTTACTTGCTCCACAAgtctttttctctgtttttttaaacTTATGTTCTGTTTACTTCAGAGATACACTAGAGACGTATTCGGCTGAACTTAAAAGCATAGCTAAGATCTTGTTTGCTAAAATGGCGATAGGACTGAAGATCAACCCTGAGGAGATGGAAAAGCTGTTTGATGATGATTTAGGACAGATAATGAGGATGAATTACTACCCTCCTTGTCCAGAGCCCGACCAGGTTATTGGTCTGACTCCACATTCAGATTCCACAGGAGTCACCATCCTTCTGCAGGTTAATGAAGTCGAAGGTCTCCAAATCAAGAAGAACGGCAAGTGGGTCTCGGTCAAACCTCTCCCTAATGCTTTCGTTGTCAATGTTGGAGACATGATAGAGGTATTTTTTGTGGACAAGGGAGAGAGACCAAATGATATATACAAACGTTTGTAATTTGTAAATGGGTTTTGGTTGTCTATATATGTAGATTGTTACAAATGGGACGTACCGAAGTATAGAGCATCGTGGGGTTGTGAACTCAGAGAAGGAGAGGATCTCTATAGGGGCGTTTCACAATATGGGAACTGGTAAAGAAGTTGGTCCGCTGAGAAGTCTCGTGGAGAGGCATAAGGCTTCGTTTTTCAGAAGCATGACCACTGATGAGTACTTCAAAGGCTTGTTCTCTCGTGAGCTTGGTGGAAAAGCTTACCTTGATGTTATGAGAATCTAAAGACCCATTGCCTTGTTACCCAAGAAAACTATGTCTTCTCTCACAGTTCTTGTTGTACAATAGTATGTGTTCTCTTGTCTGGTTCCATGCAGAGAAATAATAAGACTATCCTTCTTTTACGATCGTATACTTCATATTTGTTAAAAGATGGGATCCGAGATTTAGGAGGTCATATacattttaaagttaattaacttaattttaataaaagtacatgtatatatatcttGTTCAACTAATTGTCTTGATCTCTATCTTCTTGGTAGTTGAATGGTAACGGAACTGATTTGAACGCCCTGAACTTCCCAACATTGTTTAAATGCTCATTCTCCAGTCTAATCAACAAAACCAACACAAATTATCTTTGGAAATAGACATTACTctcttagcaaaaaaatatagatattactCAGTCTCAGAGCTTACCTGAAGAAGTTCCATATACCTCTCCGTATGATCTCAAGGCAAGCCAGAAGCGCAACAAGAGTTTCTCTATGTAAGAAAGAGAACTTCGTATCCAAAACTGTTTGCAACCACACTAACCTCAACAAAACATTCAAGACCTGTCAAGAAGATGAAGCAACATAAACCATAATGTAAGCTATGAAAGATAAGAAAACAAACAACAGAGGATATTGCTGCTCACCATTGCAGCATAGTACACGCTTTTGTGAGGAACAAGAAGCTTGTCTCTCAAGAAACTGTTCTTACATCCTCTCTGAAGCAACCCC
The Raphanus sativus cultivar WK10039 unplaced genomic scaffold, ASM80110v3 Scaffold0795, whole genome shotgun sequence genome window above contains:
- the LOC108822396 gene encoding protein SRG1 codes for the protein MEAKVASKHHSSILVPSVQEMVKEKLIKKVPARYVRSDLDKAEMACDSGLKREIPVIDMSRLCSPTTMDSEIEKLDLACKEWGFFQLVNHGVDSGFLDKFKSEIQDFFNLPVEEKKKLWQKPGDMEGFGQAFVVSEEQKLDWADMFHLTVQPARLRKPHVFPKIPLPLRDTLETYSAELKSIAKILFAKMAIGLKINPEEMEKLFDDDLGQIMRMNYYPPCPEPDQVIGLTPHSDSTGVTILLQVNEVEGLQIKKNGKWVSVKPLPNAFVVNVGDMIEIVTNGTYRSIEHRGVVNSEKERISIGAFHNMGTGKEVGPLRSLVERHKASFFRSMTTDEYFKGLFSRELGGKAYLDVMRI
- the LOC108822397 gene encoding LOW QUALITY PROTEIN: phosphate transporter PHO1 homolog 4 (The sequence of the model RefSeq protein was modified relative to this genomic sequence to represent the inferred CDS: substituted 1 base at 1 genomic stop codon) codes for the protein MRFGREFVSKMIPEWQEAYIDYAYLKTILQDIQATRKISVSNSQTKPSFARNLTRRYTRDASVSENHVIVFNTVTHAHYEHDMTYETAFLKAGEPGGDSEAAFFRALDREFNKVNSFYRLKVEKARNESLALTRQMEALVAFRHRVKEKKPSPSDSVSVDINTLSKHSEFLXMFLGLIWHVKVTLGDLMKNEANESILAGIRMNKTGETPLSAIKTILKVHKQDEELKFTRENLKKVEERLQRAFIEFYQKLAHLKNYSFLNTSAVSKIMKKYDKISARNAAKQYMEMVDSSYLTSSDEIHKLMIRVESTFIQHFSNSNRRQGMNLLRPKENKKLHRTTFSTGFFFGCATSLIIALALIIHARNIMGTPGQRTYMETMFPLYRFFGFVVLHVVMYAANIYCWRIYRVNYSFIFGFKQGTELGYRHVLLLSFGLGTLSLCAVLLNLDMEMDSQTKDYRIVTELIPLFLLALVIAITLCPFNILYRSSRFFFLTVLFRCIAAPFYTVNLPDFFLADQLTSQVQALRSLEFYICYYGFGDFRQRQQNACTSNNVFTTFYFIVAVIPYWLRFLQCIRRIIEEKDLSHGYNAIKYLLTIVAACLRTAYTLNRGTTWNITAWVFSGVATLYATYWDIVVDWGLLQRGCKNSFLRDKLLVPHKSVYYAAMVLNVLLRLVWLQTVLDTKFSFLHRETLVALLACLEIIRRGIWNFFRLENEHLNNVGKFRAFKSVPLPFNYQEDRDQDN